One window from the genome of Oceaniferula flava encodes:
- a CDS encoding PEP-CTERM sorting domain-containing protein (PEP-CTERM proteins occur, often in large numbers, in the proteomes of bacteria that also encode an exosortase, a predicted intramembrane cysteine proteinase. The presence of a PEP-CTERM domain at a protein's C-terminus predicts cleavage within the sorting domain, followed by covalent anchoring to some some component of the (usually Gram-negative) cell surface. Many PEP-CTERM proteins exhibit an unusual sequence composition that includes large numbers of potential glycosylation sites. Expression of one such protein has been shown restore the ability of a bacterium to form floc, a type of biofilm.): MKNTIPSIAISGLLTITSQAAVLVDWDFTGLTNPTTEGNEVTYDTSNDADAATYATTVSNVTAGNIDTGSSAIYTRTLGWSPGNPVTGELNLQNWDLTGTAGSSGTTGSAGDGTADNWIQFSLTAGAGYEMTVTEIDLSAWRNGSGAAEDFTWGYSTDGGTSWTQFGSTYTETNGGDSVFRDTNYTDNVTASDLLIRFAPTGGSGNIHIDGISVTGEVNAIPEPSSAALLGLSGLALILRRRK, from the coding sequence ATGAAAAATACCATTCCATCTATCGCCATCTCAGGCCTTCTCACCATCACTTCTCAAGCAGCGGTTCTCGTTGATTGGGATTTCACTGGCCTAACCAATCCAACCACCGAAGGGAACGAAGTGACCTACGACACCAGCAATGATGCTGATGCCGCAACTTACGCCACGACGGTGTCCAACGTAACCGCCGGAAACATCGATACCGGATCATCAGCCATTTATACCCGCACCCTTGGATGGAGTCCGGGAAACCCAGTCACAGGAGAGCTCAATCTTCAAAACTGGGATTTAACTGGCACAGCAGGGAGCTCTGGAACAACAGGAAGCGCGGGCGATGGCACGGCGGACAACTGGATTCAGTTCAGCCTCACCGCTGGCGCGGGCTATGAAATGACCGTTACAGAGATTGACCTCAGCGCATGGCGCAACGGAAGCGGTGCCGCAGAAGATTTCACATGGGGATATTCGACCGACGGAGGAACCAGCTGGACTCAATTCGGATCGACCTACACTGAAACCAATGGAGGTGACTCGGTCTTCAGGGATACCAATTACACCGATAATGTCACGGCTTCGGACCTACTGATCCGTTTTGCTCCAACCGGTGGCTCTGGCAATATCCACATCGATGGTATCTCGGTGACTGGTGAAGTGAATGCCATTCCTGAACCAAGCTCCGCGGCACTCCTCGGACTTAGTGGACTGGCTCTGATTCTGCGTCGCAGAAAATAA